The Mytilus galloprovincialis chromosome 4, xbMytGall1.hap1.1, whole genome shotgun sequence genome contains a region encoding:
- the LOC143071795 gene encoding cell division cycle protein 23 homolog, protein MADFSTCHVFELPNLKQIKTDLIRANKECSRRKLLNSAKWAAELSSAVDASVDYQQILLLQEPKDYYDEYDKFALASSYFDLKEYDRAVYFLQECSSSNNYFLYLYGRYLADEKRKVDNASDSIGPPDHLENEHLKTLKIELSKKYIMKELDGFCLYLYGIVLKKLDLLKEALEMLVEAVNYEPLHWGAWLELAVLIPDKETLLSLSLPNHWMKNLFLGHMYLELQLNEEALKIYQGLVDGGFSKSTYIVSQMAVVYHNMREIDMSVTAFAELQELDPYRLENMDTYSNLLYIKEMRADLAHLAHRCCDIDKYRVETCCVIGNYYSLRQQHEKAVMYFQRALKLNPHYLSAWTLMGHEFMELKNTSAALQAYRQAIEVNRRDYRAWYGLGQTYEILKMYHYCLYYYRQAQQLRPNDSRMVVALGESYEKLERLQEAKKCFRKAHSIGDVEGMAIIKLAKLHERLSEETHAAAAYTEYVNEANRQGIFNPEDLSQAYKYLANFNFAQGQLDEAYAAAQKCTEFQETREEAKVILRNIQDLRSKKETISDIRMDDSCGSITTERFHGADHTPISSLSPVNLRFTPGDSC, encoded by the exons ATGGCGGATTTTTCGACTTGCCATGTTTTTGAGCTcccaaatttaaaacaaataaaaactgattTAATCAGGGCAAACAAAGAATGCTCACGACGTAAACTACTTAATAGTGCTAAATG GGCTGCAGAATTATCATCAGCAGTAGATGCATCAGTTGATTACCAACAAATCTTGCTTCTCCAGGAACCTAAG GATTATTATGATGAGTATGATAAGTTCGCTTTGGCCTCAAGTTATTTTGATCTGAAAGAATATGACAGAGCAGTATACTTCTTACAGGAATGCAGTAGTTCAAATAACTACTTTTTGTACCTGTATGGACGCTATCTGGCTGATGAAAAAAGAAAAGTGGATAATGCTTCAGACTCTATAG gTCCTCCTGATCACCTAGAAAATGAGCAtttgaaaactttaaaaatagAACTAAGTAAAAAATACATTATGAAAGAACTTGATggattttgtttatattt ATATGGCATAGTTTTGAAAAAGCTAGATTTACTGAAAGAAGCTTTAGAAATGTTGGTAGAAGCAGTTAATTATGAACCATTACATTGGGGTGCATGGTTAGAACTGGCTGTTCTCATACCTGATAAAGAAACT TTGTTGTCATTATCATTACCCAACCATTGGATGAAGAATCTATTCTTAGGACACATGTACTTAGAATTACAGCTAAATGAAGAAGCCCTTAAAATTTATCAAGGTCTTGTAGATGGAGGATTTAGTAAAAGTACATACATTGTATCCCAGATGGCTGTAGTTTATCATAATATGAGAG AGATTGATATGTCAGTGACTGCATTTGCCGAATTACAAGAATTAGATCCATATAGATTAGAAAACATGGACACCTACTCAAATCTACTCTATATAAAG GAGATGAGAGCAGACCTTGCACATTTAGCACATAGATGCTGTGATATTGATAAATACAGAGTGGAAACATGTTGTGTTATAG gaaattattattcattaAGACAACAACATGAGAAAGCTGTGATGTATTTCCAGAGAGCATTAAAACTAAATCCTCATTATCTGTCAGCATGGACATTAATGGGACATGAATTTATGGAATTAAAAAATACTTCGGCTGCATTACAGGCTTACAGACAGGCAATAg aggTTAACAGGAGGGATTATAGAGCCTGGTACGGATTAGGACAGACATATGAAATTCTGAAGATGTAtcattattgtttatattattacAGACAAGCTCAACAGCTGAG aCCTAACGATTCAAGAATGGTTGTAGCACTTGGAGAGTCTTATGAGAAATTAGAAAGATTACAGGAGGctaaaaaatgttttagaaaagcCCATAGTATTGGCGATGTAGAAGGAATGGCTATCATAAAATTAGCAAA acTTCATGAGAGATTATCAGAAGAAACACATGCTGCTGCTGCTTATACAGAATATGTTAATGAGGCTAACAGACAAGGA ATATTTAACCCTGAGGATTTAAGCCAAGCTTATAAATATCTAGCCAATTTTAACTTTGCTCAAGGTCAACTAGATGAAGCATATGCTGCAGCCCAGAAATGCACAGAATTTCAGGAG ACAAGAGAAGAGGCTAAAGTGATTCTACGTAATATACAGGACCTTAGATCAAAGAAAGAAACAATATCGGACATTAGAATGGATGACAGTTGTGGTTCTATAACAACAGAGAGATTCCATGGAGCAGACCACACACCAATTAGTTCATTATCACCTGTAAATCTTAGATTCACACCTGGTGATTCTTGTTAG